A part of Prolixibacteraceae bacterium genomic DNA contains:
- a CDS encoding biopolymer transporter ExbD, with translation MSLKRRSKVDATFSMSSMTDIVFLLLVFFMIASTMIGPPSLKITLPQSAQGKSNKSIFTIYINKRMDYSYANGSAQPQTCNYSDLQPALQTTFPENEYVKGQPRPVVMLQAEKSVPVEEVVKVMSLARELNYTLLLGTSNVRK, from the coding sequence ATGTCATTAAAAAGAAGAAGTAAAGTAGATGCTACGTTTAGTATGTCGTCGATGACAGATATCGTGTTCCTATTGTTGGTGTTCTTTATGATTGCATCGACCATGATCGGGCCACCGAGTCTCAAGATTACACTTCCACAGAGTGCACAGGGGAAGAGTAACAAGTCGATATTTACGATATATATCAATAAACGAATGGATTATAGTTATGCCAATGGATCGGCACAGCCGCAGACATGTAACTATAGTGACCTACAACCAGCCTTACAAACGACTTTCCCTGAGAATGAATATGTGAAGGGACAACCAAGACCTGTTGTGATGCTACAAGCAGAGAAGAGTGTACCTGTGGAAGAGGTTGTGAAAGTAATGTCTCTTGCGAGAGAGTTGAACTATACGTTGCTCTTAGGGACATCGAATGTCAGAAAATAA
- a CDS encoding organic solvent tolerance protein OstA — translation MRRSLYILLTAGLLFVANVSTAQKRRVYIDHSDSLVSNVGVAKNADRLIGNVIVRHMGAIMHCDSAYFYSNENKVDAFGRIHITQGDTVDLKGNSLVYDGNTALAIIRGNVELKDPSLVLTTDELEYNLEHGMAYYNTGGTIVDSLNTLNSRVGRYYSEDKMLFFKDSVHLVNKDFIMDSDTLKYDTEHKIVYISGPTTVNGDSGYLYSELGWYETISQNAELYKNSRMGNEKQELRCDTLLYDKLRGQAWAYHHVEIEDFKSMLEIRGEIGEYNEHSEEGMVTKKAELLQYSEKDTLFLHADTLRTYPMADSIADKKIFLAYNKVRFYRKDMQGKCDSLVYSAQDSVMRMYFEPIVWAMNNQMTADSITYANQPKGADLLKLYTDAFMVSKDSLDMYNQISGKNMVGYIVNNSLDVLDVIGNGETIYYVKDKSGMMGVNKAECSNIKIKMKENKIYRISFITQPKMDFFPPADFGNQDLKLPLFRWEEAIRPKSPEDIFNYEAYDDGKEVERNIVDQISKKEILEKVRKSLRQSDKK, via the coding sequence ATGAGACGAAGCCTATATATTCTGCTTACTGCTGGCTTATTGTTTGTGGCGAATGTCTCTACAGCTCAAAAGCGTAGAGTGTATATCGATCACAGCGATAGCTTGGTGAGTAATGTGGGGGTGGCAAAGAATGCTGATCGTTTGATTGGTAACGTAATAGTAAGACATATGGGGGCTATCATGCATTGTGATAGTGCTTATTTCTACTCCAATGAGAATAAAGTAGATGCTTTTGGACGTATTCATATTACGCAAGGAGATACTGTTGACCTAAAGGGAAACAGTCTTGTTTATGATGGGAATACGGCATTAGCCATTATTCGTGGTAATGTAGAGCTAAAAGACCCCTCTTTGGTGCTTACTACCGATGAGTTGGAGTATAACCTGGAACACGGTATGGCTTATTACAATACCGGTGGTACTATTGTGGATAGTTTAAATACTTTGAATAGTCGTGTGGGTAGATATTACTCGGAGGATAAGATGTTGTTCTTTAAGGATAGTGTACATCTTGTCAATAAAGATTTTATCATGGATTCCGATACACTGAAGTATGATACGGAGCATAAGATTGTCTATATATCTGGTCCAACGACTGTCAATGGCGATTCAGGTTATCTCTATTCTGAATTAGGTTGGTATGAGACAATATCTCAAAATGCTGAGCTGTATAAGAATTCTCGTATGGGGAATGAGAAGCAGGAGTTGAGGTGTGATACACTTCTGTATGATAAGCTACGAGGACAAGCTTGGGCATATCATCATGTAGAGATTGAGGATTTTAAGAGCATGCTTGAGATACGTGGTGAAATAGGAGAGTATAATGAACATAGTGAGGAGGGAATGGTGACTAAAAAAGCCGAGCTTCTTCAGTATAGTGAAAAGGATACCCTGTTTTTGCATGCCGATACGCTACGTACTTACCCTATGGCTGACTCTATTGCCGATAAAAAGATATTTTTAGCATACAATAAGGTGCGGTTTTATCGCAAAGATATGCAAGGAAAATGTGACTCATTGGTATATAGTGCGCAAGATTCGGTGATGCGAATGTATTTTGAACCGATCGTTTGGGCAATGAATAACCAGATGACTGCAGACTCTATTACCTATGCGAACCAACCTAAAGGAGCCGACCTGTTGAAGCTCTATACGGATGCATTTATGGTATCGAAGGATAGCCTAGATATGTATAATCAAATTAGTGGTAAGAATATGGTTGGTTACATTGTCAATAACTCATTGGATGTGTTGGATGTGATTGGGAATGGCGAAACGATATACTATGTCAAGGATAAGAGTGGTATGATGGGAGTCAATAAGGCAGAGTGTTCTAATATAAAGATCAAAATGAAAGAGAATAAGATCTATCGTATCTCTTTTATTACTCAACCTAAGATGGACTTCTTTCCTCCTGCCGATTTTGGTAACCAAGATCTCAAGTTACCTCTGTTTAGATGGGAGGAGGCCATAAGACCTAAGAGCCCAGAGGATATCTTTAACTATGAGGCTTATGATGACGGTAAAGAGGTTGAACGCAATATTGTAGACCAGATATCTAAGAAAGAGATTCTAGAAAAGGTGCGAAAATCATTACGCCAATCAGATAAGAAGTAG
- a CDS encoding MotA/TolQ/ExbB proton channel family protein yields the protein MHTLSILLNATAQAANETAINMNMQVNNSLTPADIFQKGGFMMYPLVILSIIALYIFGERYFAIARARKFDNGMMNDIKHKIKTGDLDGALMVCETSNTPMGRMIAKGIRRMGRPLSDVQTAIENVGNLEISKLEKGLPVLASVSGGAPMIGFLGTVMGMIQAFYEMSSAKNVEISNLAGGIYTAMSTTAGGLLVGILAYFAYNILVARVDKTVAIMEHTSTEFMDLLHEPTK from the coding sequence ATGCATACCCTATCTATTTTACTAAACGCTACGGCACAAGCAGCTAATGAAACTGCAATAAACATGAATATGCAGGTAAACAATAGCCTTACTCCTGCTGACATCTTTCAGAAAGGTGGATTCATGATGTACCCATTGGTCATATTGTCGATCATCGCGCTTTATATCTTTGGTGAGCGTTACTTCGCTATTGCTAGAGCTAGAAAGTTTGATAACGGTATGATGAATGATATCAAACATAAGATCAAAACAGGTGACCTTGATGGTGCACTAATGGTTTGTGAGACTTCGAACACACCTATGGGACGTATGATTGCAAAAGGAATTCGTCGTATGGGACGTCCATTGAGTGATGTACAGACAGCTATCGAGAATGTGGGTAACCTAGAGATCTCTAAATTGGAGAAAGGACTACCTGTATTAGCAAGTGTTTCTGGTGGTGCACCGATGATTGGATTCCTTGGTACTGTAATGGGAATGATTCAAGCTTTCTACGAAATGTCGAGTGCCAAGAATGTGGAGATCTCGAACTTAGCTGGAGGTATCTATACTGCGATGTCAACAACAGCAGGTGGTTTGTTGGTAGGTATTCTTGCTTACTTTGCTTACAATATTCTTGTGGCACGTGTCGATAAGACTGTAGCTATCATGGAGCATACATCGACAGAGTTCATGGACCTATTACACGAACCAACAAAATAA
- a CDS encoding peptidylprolyl isomerase, which translates to MGNNIILKSDVEQQYLQMQAQGMTTDGDMKCEILEQFLEAKLLMAEAALDTTIEVTDGQVNGEMERRLQMYRERIGTDRDIEKFFKQNMSEIRSSLDENIRQQIVTQQMRGKITEGVTATPAEVRRYVKDTDESKLPKVGGQLEYEQILVTPVVPEKEVLRVKNSLRQIKKRVEDGSSFATMAVLYSQGPSATNGGELGFMGKGQLDPAYAEAAFNLESGEVSNVVKSDFGYHIIQMVEKKGGKANTRHILMRPKIDPKEKEGAKARIDSIVDMIDDEKITWKRAAFLYSSDKDSRNNSGLVINQMNMSSKFNISEVPPQDSKVLADMKVGKISKPYWAEDPRKGGGSYKVVKLITKTKEHVANPQEDYQVLYDQFLGEKKEDVYRQWIKDHMGETYVRIDPSYANCNFDNNWEK; encoded by the coding sequence GTGGGTAATAACATTATCCTTAAGTCAGATGTGGAGCAACAGTACTTGCAGATGCAAGCACAGGGTATGACCACCGATGGTGACATGAAATGTGAGATCCTTGAACAGTTTTTAGAAGCCAAACTGTTGATGGCTGAGGCAGCACTGGATACGACTATTGAGGTGACCGATGGTCAGGTTAATGGTGAGATGGAACGTCGTTTACAAATGTATAGAGAACGTATTGGTACGGATCGTGATATCGAGAAGTTCTTTAAGCAAAATATGTCGGAAATTCGTTCTAGTTTGGATGAGAATATCCGTCAACAAATTGTTACCCAGCAGATGAGAGGTAAAATCACTGAAGGGGTTACAGCAACACCGGCTGAGGTTCGTCGTTATGTGAAAGATACAGACGAGTCGAAGTTACCTAAGGTAGGTGGCCAGTTGGAGTACGAACAGATATTAGTGACTCCTGTGGTTCCTGAAAAGGAGGTGTTGAGAGTAAAGAATAGTTTGCGTCAGATAAAGAAGCGTGTTGAGGATGGTTCTAGTTTTGCTACGATGGCCGTATTATATTCTCAAGGTCCTTCCGCAACCAATGGTGGTGAACTTGGTTTTATGGGTAAAGGTCAGTTAGACCCTGCTTATGCCGAGGCTGCTTTTAACTTGGAAAGTGGAGAGGTCTCGAATGTGGTTAAGAGTGATTTTGGTTACCATATCATCCAGATGGTGGAGAAGAAAGGTGGTAAAGCAAATACTAGACATATTTTGATGCGTCCAAAGATAGATCCTAAAGAGAAAGAGGGAGCTAAGGCTCGTATCGACTCTATCGTGGATATGATCGACGACGAGAAGATTACATGGAAGAGAGCTGCTTTCTTATATTCATCAGATAAAGATTCGAGAAATAATAGTGGCTTGGTGATTAATCAAATGAATATGTCATCTAAGTTTAATATTTCAGAGGTGCCACCACAAGATAGTAAGGTGTTGGCTGATATGAAAGTGGGGAAAATTTCTAAGCCTTATTGGGCTGAAGACCCTCGTAAAGGTGGTGGATCATATAAAGTGGTTAAGCTGATCACTAAGACGAAGGAGCACGTGGCAAATCCACAAGAGGATTATCAAGTGTTGTATGACCAATTCTTGGGTGAGAAGAAAGAGGATGTATACCGTCAGTGGATCAAAGATCATATGGGTGAAACGTATGTGAGAATTGACCCTTCTTATGCGAATTGTAATTTTGATAATAATTGGGAGAAGTAA
- a CDS encoding lysophospholipase, with product MKKVRIAIICILFLIAGYFVGPRPRPYKLTDSLPEIDKKGDELDQWVNKREAETETREDNEARIIWNNRETKEDTEYVLLYLHGFSASWYEGAPINDHITKMMNANAYYARLHDHGLKKKNALLDMTPDKLYESSKEALAIAHQLGTKVIIMSTSTGGTLSLKLAADFPELVDGLILYSPNIVIKQPEAKLLSKPWGLDIARLAMGGNFRVFHDTGKVAQYWYQKYRVESMVYLQQLLDITMNEETFSKVTCPTFIGAYYKDEKHEDNTVSVKAIKEMYPLLGTEEKELVLFPNADTHVIANGLQSHSWQRVERRTEAFLKKYILK from the coding sequence ATGAAGAAGGTTAGAATAGCCATAATATGTATCCTTTTCCTTATCGCAGGATACTTTGTAGGACCACGACCTAGACCATATAAGCTCACGGATTCTCTACCAGAGATTGATAAGAAGGGAGACGAACTTGACCAATGGGTCAACAAACGCGAAGCAGAAACGGAAACAAGAGAGGACAATGAAGCACGTATCATCTGGAATAACAGAGAGACCAAAGAGGATACGGAGTATGTACTTCTCTATCTCCATGGCTTCTCTGCATCATGGTATGAAGGGGCTCCTATTAACGATCATATCACCAAGATGATGAATGCGAATGCATATTATGCTCGACTTCATGATCATGGGCTCAAGAAGAAGAATGCACTGCTAGATATGACTCCAGACAAGCTTTACGAATCCTCAAAAGAGGCTCTAGCTATCGCACACCAATTAGGGACGAAAGTCATTATCATGAGTACCTCCACTGGGGGAACACTTTCGTTGAAGCTTGCAGCAGACTTTCCAGAACTTGTCGATGGATTAATTCTCTACTCTCCCAATATTGTTATCAAGCAACCCGAAGCGAAGCTACTATCTAAACCATGGGGGCTAGACATTGCACGTTTGGCGATGGGTGGTAACTTCCGCGTCTTCCACGACACGGGCAAGGTGGCACAATACTGGTACCAGAAATACCGTGTAGAGAGTATGGTTTATCTACAGCAACTTCTAGATATCACGATGAACGAAGAGACTTTCTCGAAAGTTACATGTCCTACGTTTATTGGTGCCTACTACAAAGATGAAAAGCACGAAGACAACACTGTTAGCGTTAAAGCGATAAAAGAGATGTACCCTCTATTAGGAACCGAAGAGAAAGAGCTTGTTCTATTTCCGAATGCCGACACACATGTGATAGCAAATGGATTACAGTCACACAGTTGGCAAAGAGTAGAACGAAGAACAGAGGCGTTCCTAAAGAAATATATCCTCAAGTAA
- a CDS encoding acetyl-CoA carboxylase biotin carboxyl carrier protein subunit, producing MIARKRKTNKFYVGGENEYTFIEELGELKTMDGEEIHIGTDFSQEEIELTLDGVIHKAQIVSIKKNKCTVLVNGNTYNFVIDTEISKRRKEILTRDEDEKEQEVIAPIPGKIVDVFVAKGQNVEAGQIILTLEAMKMQNEILAPISGVVTELNIKPEEVVVAGHKMVTIEVI from the coding sequence ATGATAGCACGTAAAAGAAAGACCAATAAGTTCTATGTGGGTGGAGAGAACGAATATACGTTTATCGAAGAGCTTGGTGAGCTTAAAACGATGGATGGAGAAGAGATCCATATTGGAACAGATTTCTCTCAAGAAGAGATTGAATTGACTTTAGATGGAGTGATCCACAAAGCACAGATCGTATCGATAAAGAAAAATAAGTGTACCGTACTTGTCAATGGTAACACATATAACTTCGTAATCGACACAGAGATCTCTAAAAGAAGAAAAGAGATTCTAACTCGCGATGAAGACGAGAAAGAGCAAGAGGTTATTGCACCTATTCCTGGAAAGATAGTAGATGTATTTGTAGCCAAAGGACAGAATGTCGAGGCGGGACAAATCATCCTTACTCTAGAGGCAATGAAGATGCAGAACGAGATTCTTGCTCCGATCTCTGGAGTGGTGACCGAACTCAATATCAAGCCCGAAGAGGTGGTGGTGGCAGGACATAAGATGGTGACTATCGAAGTGATATAA
- a CDS encoding ATP-grasp domain-containing protein: MKKISSILIANRGEIAIRIAQTAKKMGIEVFGLMTHYEPNAVYLQHMDRIVDVTAHSHENVFMNPDMIAEIAHNHGVTSVHPGYGFLSESRELAEACDRLGVILIGPSAQAIEDMGDKGVARKMAKAAGVPILEGSKDIVENIDDAKVLADNIGYPVIIKAVAGGGGKGMRVARTPDELSMMFKMARREAEGIFNNADVFIEKYVEDPHHIEFQILADKHGNVVHLFERECSIQRKHQKLVEEAPSPALNDTLRQKMGEAAVNIAKYANYYSAGTVEFLVDTDKNFYFLEMNTRIQVEHPITEAITGVDLIEQMIRIAQDEPLPFKQEDIKIEGACIEYRLNAEDVQSNFAPAFGIIEQYDFPTHPALRLDTGYRNGIVVPPYFDSMVAKVIVSGESREAVLASSREILEEIKIKGIKTTLGFFKKILDTPSFIEGSYTTSFLLKDIDQVFHQKPNEEMVAAYVAMQLYLNNKSDIETGDLEQKLSSPWLQSKHLKNL; encoded by the coding sequence ATGAAAAAAATATCATCTATACTTATAGCCAATAGAGGAGAGATTGCCATCCGTATTGCTCAAACAGCAAAGAAGATGGGGATCGAAGTATTTGGTCTTATGACCCATTATGAACCGAATGCAGTATACCTTCAGCATATGGATCGTATTGTGGATGTCACAGCCCACAGCCACGAAAACGTATTTATGAACCCAGATATGATTGCGGAGATCGCACATAATCATGGGGTGACTTCCGTTCATCCTGGTTATGGATTCCTGTCTGAGAGTCGCGAATTAGCTGAGGCATGCGATCGATTAGGCGTTATTCTTATTGGTCCTTCTGCCCAAGCAATTGAAGATATGGGCGATAAAGGAGTGGCGCGTAAGATGGCTAAGGCGGCTGGTGTCCCTATCTTAGAGGGGAGTAAGGACATCGTGGAGAATATCGATGACGCAAAAGTGTTGGCCGACAATATTGGTTACCCTGTTATTATCAAAGCGGTAGCTGGTGGTGGTGGTAAAGGAATGCGTGTGGCACGTACACCAGATGAGCTGTCCATGATGTTCAAGATGGCACGTCGCGAGGCAGAAGGTATCTTCAACAATGCAGATGTATTTATCGAGAAATATGTTGAAGATCCCCATCATATCGAATTTCAGATCCTTGCCGATAAGCATGGAAATGTAGTGCACCTTTTCGAAAGAGAGTGTAGTATTCAGCGTAAGCACCAAAAGCTTGTAGAGGAGGCGCCTTCTCCAGCACTAAACGACACCCTAAGACAGAAGATGGGCGAGGCTGCTGTAAACATTGCAAAGTATGCAAACTACTACAGTGCTGGAACCGTTGAGTTTCTTGTGGATACCGATAAGAACTTCTACTTCTTAGAGATGAACACCCGAATACAGGTAGAGCATCCCATCACTGAGGCTATCACAGGAGTGGACCTTATCGAGCAGATGATTCGCATCGCACAAGATGAGCCTCTGCCATTCAAACAGGAGGATATCAAAATCGAAGGAGCATGTATTGAATATCGTCTAAATGCCGAAGATGTTCAGTCTAACTTTGCACCTGCGTTCGGTATTATCGAGCAGTACGATTTTCCAACACACCCTGCACTGCGTTTAGACACTGGTTATCGCAATGGCATTGTCGTGCCTCCATACTTCGATTCGATGGTTGCAAAGGTGATCGTATCTGGCGAGAGCCGTGAAGCTGTATTGGCATCCTCAAGAGAGATTCTTGAAGAGATCAAGATCAAAGGAATTAAAACCACATTAGGATTCTTTAAAAAGATATTAGACACCCCTTCGTTTATTGAGGGTAGCTATACCACTTCGTTCTTGTTAAAAGACATAGATCAAGTGTTCCACCAAAAACCAAACGAAGAGATGGTGGCTGCTTATGTGGCGATGCAGTTATACTTGAATAACAAAAGTGATATTGAGACTGGAGATTTAGAGCAAAAACTAAGCTCTCCATGGTTACAGAGCAAACACTTAAAAAATCTTTAA
- a CDS encoding acyl-CoA carboxylase subunit beta, producing the protein MKDNRIHYKRFNDRDQRFNEKFDDAYFERQHAKGKLTAIERVDILLDEDSFVEIDAFALPLNYEGNDPKALGDGVICGYGKINNRDVLVYAQDFNYQGGSLGTIHAEKIQKVQDLGLKMGHPVIGLIDSGGARIQEGIASLAGYAGIFMNNVKSSGVIPQISVILGPAAGGAVYSPALTDFIFMTRKTAYMFVTGPNVVKEVLNEDTTSEKLGGADVHSAKSGVADFIYDDEEHTLLGVRKLLSYLPSNNIEQPPVSKSVNILPDGMENISKIIPDDSNKPYDVIEIINRLVDKGSFFETAEGYAQSIVTGLARLNNQVIGIVANQPKHLAGTLDIDSSRKAARFVRFCDAFHIPILVLEDVPGFLPGIEQEHAAIIKHGAKLLFAFAEASVPKITVILRKAYGGAYIVMNSNKMGGDFNFAWPTAEIAVMGPEGAVKILNRKEIAASENPEEVRRSLILKYKEEVANPYIADQKGYIDEVILPETTRDKLIKAFALLENKFVEKSSKKHGNIPL; encoded by the coding sequence ATGAAGGATAATAGAATACATTACAAAAGGTTTAACGACCGTGATCAGAGGTTTAATGAAAAATTTGACGATGCATATTTTGAACGCCAGCATGCAAAAGGTAAGCTGACTGCAATAGAACGTGTCGATATTTTATTAGACGAGGATTCATTTGTTGAGATTGATGCATTTGCATTGCCATTAAACTATGAAGGAAACGATCCTAAGGCACTTGGTGATGGCGTTATCTGTGGTTATGGTAAGATCAACAACAGAGATGTGCTTGTTTATGCACAAGATTTTAACTATCAAGGTGGTTCATTAGGTACAATCCATGCCGAGAAGATCCAAAAAGTACAAGATCTTGGTTTAAAGATGGGGCATCCTGTCATTGGATTGATTGACTCTGGTGGCGCAAGAATCCAGGAAGGTATTGCTAGTCTGGCTGGATATGCTGGTATCTTTATGAACAATGTAAAGTCGTCAGGAGTTATTCCTCAGATCTCAGTAATCTTAGGACCTGCTGCTGGAGGTGCAGTGTACTCTCCTGCTTTGACTGACTTCATCTTTATGACTCGTAAAACGGCCTATATGTTTGTGACGGGGCCAAATGTGGTTAAAGAGGTGCTGAACGAAGATACGACAAGTGAGAAGCTTGGTGGTGCTGATGTTCACAGTGCAAAGAGTGGTGTTGCCGACTTTATCTATGATGATGAAGAGCATACCCTGTTAGGTGTTCGAAAGCTTCTTAGCTATTTGCCATCCAACAACATAGAACAACCTCCTGTATCCAAAAGTGTGAATATCCTACCTGATGGAATGGAGAATATCTCTAAAATCATTCCAGATGACTCTAATAAGCCATACGATGTCATTGAGATTATCAACAGATTGGTTGACAAGGGGTCATTCTTCGAAACAGCAGAAGGATACGCACAGAGCATTGTAACTGGTTTGGCAAGGTTGAACAATCAGGTTATTGGTATTGTGGCCAATCAACCCAAACACCTTGCAGGAACTTTAGATATTGATTCTTCTCGCAAAGCAGCGCGATTTGTTCGTTTCTGTGATGCTTTTCATATACCGATACTTGTGTTAGAAGATGTACCTGGTTTCTTACCCGGTATCGAACAAGAGCATGCAGCGATCATTAAGCACGGTGCCAAACTACTATTTGCTTTTGCTGAAGCATCCGTACCTAAGATCACCGTGATCCTTCGTAAAGCTTATGGTGGAGCTTATATTGTTATGAACAGCAATAAGATGGGGGGCGACTTCAACTTCGCATGGCCTACAGCCGAAATTGCTGTGATGGGACCAGAAGGTGCTGTTAAGATTCTTAATAGGAAAGAGATTGCTGCATCAGAGAACCCTGAAGAGGTGCGTCGCTCATTGATCTTAAAATATAAAGAAGAGGTGGCAAACCCTTATATCGCAGATCAAAAAGGATATATCGACGAGGTGATTCTACCTGAGACTACCCGTGATAAGTTGATCAAAGCCTTCGCACTGTTAGAGAATAAGTTCGTTGAGAAGAGTTCTAAGAAACACGGTAACATTCCACTTTAA